A genomic stretch from Dehalococcoidia bacterium includes:
- a CDS encoding nitrate/nitrite transporter, whose amino-acid sequence MRRHLATLLREGDPRTLLASFLYFDTSFMVWVLLGALGNFIADDLGLTGAQKGLMTALPVLSGAMLRLPLGAAADRFGGRRVGLFGLSLTLAPLATGWLLADRLTVVYVVGLLLGVAGASFAVALPLASRWYPPERQGLALGIAGAGNSGTVLASLFAPRLAEAFGWQAVFGLAMVPVAATIAVFALTARDSPVQVAPPRLRDVAAVLRQADALWFCLFYGVTFGGFVGLASYLAIFLRDQYGLSKVAAGDLTAACVFAGSFARPLGGLVADRAGGIRALLSLFTLVGAAILAVSGMPPIGLSAALLFGSMALLGMGNGAVFQLVPQRFRREIGVATGLVGAAGGVGGFLLPFLLGFLQELTGSYGPGFALFALAALAASRLLATVQRGWRRTWAPDGSPARGGRPGWRRLPTPGQAIAVEADRQ is encoded by the coding sequence ATGAGGCGCCACCTGGCGACGCTCCTGCGCGAGGGCGACCCGCGCACGCTCCTGGCGTCCTTCCTCTACTTCGACACCAGCTTCATGGTGTGGGTCTTGCTGGGCGCCCTGGGCAACTTCATCGCCGACGACCTGGGGCTGACCGGCGCCCAGAAGGGCCTCATGACGGCGCTCCCCGTCCTGAGCGGCGCCATGCTTCGGCTTCCTTTGGGCGCCGCCGCCGACCGGTTCGGAGGACGGCGCGTGGGACTGTTCGGGCTCAGCCTGACCCTCGCGCCCCTGGCGACGGGCTGGCTGCTGGCCGACCGCCTGACCGTGGTCTACGTCGTCGGCCTGCTCCTGGGCGTCGCGGGGGCCAGCTTCGCGGTGGCGTTGCCTCTGGCCAGCCGCTGGTACCCGCCGGAGCGGCAGGGGTTGGCCCTGGGTATCGCCGGCGCCGGAAACAGTGGCACCGTGCTGGCGTCCCTCTTCGCGCCGCGCTTGGCCGAGGCCTTCGGCTGGCAGGCCGTCTTCGGCCTCGCGATGGTCCCCGTCGCCGCCACCATCGCTGTCTTCGCGCTGACGGCGAGGGATAGTCCCGTCCAGGTCGCCCCGCCCCGTCTCCGCGACGTCGCCGCCGTCCTGCGCCAGGCCGACGCCCTGTGGTTCTGCCTGTTCTACGGCGTGACCTTCGGCGGTTTCGTGGGCCTGGCCAGCTATCTGGCCATCTTCTTGCGCGATCAGTACGGCCTGAGCAAGGTAGCCGCGGGGGACCTCACGGCGGCCTGCGTCTTCGCCGGCAGCTTCGCCCGGCCGCTGGGCGGCCTCGTGGCCGACCGCGCCGGCGGCATCCGGGCGCTCCTCTCGCTCTTCACCCTCGTAGGAGCGGCAATCCTGGCGGTGAGCGGGATGCCGCCCATCGGCCTTTCGGCCGCGCTCCTCTTCGGAAGTATGGCGCTGCTGGGCATGGGCAACGGCGCCGTCTTCCAGCTCGTGCCGCAGCGCTTCCGGCGGGAGATCGGCGTGGCGACCGGCCTCGTGGGCGCCGCCGGGGGCGTGGGCGGCTTCCTTCTGCCCTTCCTCCTGGGCTTCCTCCAGGAGCTCACCGGCTCCTACGGCCCCGGGTTCGCCCTCTTCGCGCTGGCCGCCCTCGCGGCGAGCAGGCTCCTGGCGACGGTGCAGCGGGGCTGGCGGCGCACCTGGGCCCCCGACGGCAGCCCGGCGCGGGGCGGACGGCCGGGATGGCGGCGCCTACCCACGCCCGGCCAGGCCATCGCCGTGGAGGCCGACCGACAGTGA